One part of the Phragmites australis chromosome 3, lpPhrAust1.1, whole genome shotgun sequence genome encodes these proteins:
- the LOC133912638 gene encoding protein WEAK CHLOROPLAST MOVEMENT UNDER BLUE LIGHT 1-like, producing the protein MEVYESNGHDKTRIQNPENPAPVSVECPDSSLEVQEKLPRNFTEHHAGLESPTAHTVISSLEMPSHLGPAQAFDSSLKEEAYHATLTNMTEVKNISENGSTGGTMLTAEMKSKDHMNDHQNISVTPTKKAESEKGSVDSIAPFESVREAVTKFGGIVDWKAYRTQSLERRRIMQLELEKVQQEIPRFKEDWEASEVAKSHVIKELERTKRLVEELKHKLDRAQLEVDQAKQDSELAQLRAQEMEQGIDDEASVIAQTQLTVAKERHEQYAEELKLVKEELRSTHEQYAVLTTERDIAIKRAEEVVSAAKETEKQVEELTLELIASKEILELAHAAHHEAEEHRLGAALAKEQDCLAWEKELQQAQEELHQLNEQILSKTDVESKVDESVRKLLSLQSELAAYMENKLSEEAGVVQEQGSDEAKEISRSIKQDLALTRKELDEVQGKIEKAKEVANLIRVVVESLMSELDKEKASLVTLQQREGMASITVSSLEAELTSMKQEIEMVHKKEAETRDKMVDLPRILQQEAQEAEDAKMAAHLAQEELRKAKEEAEQTKAAATTADTRLRAVLKEIEVSKASERLALVAAQALQETEETRSVGDSPRGVTLPISEYHALSKRAHEAKELANERVAAALAQIELAKESESKCLEKLHEASKEMGQKKDALEFALGRANRANEGKLGAEQELRRWRAEHVQRRKAHEAAKHAVNPTNTPPRTFVEHKGSYQEDEESLADSKLHMSPSGMDQFVSDQKLRKKKSFFPQMSTLLSRKAQTQT; encoded by the exons ATGGAAGTTTATGAAAGCAATGGTCATGATAAAACAAGAATACAGAATCCTGAAAATCCGGCACCAGTTTCTGTTGAGTGTCCAGATTCATCCTTGGAAGTCCAAGAAAAGTTACCACGAAATTTTACAGAGCACCATGCGGGATTGGAGTCCCCGACAGCCCACACTGTAATTTCATCACTGGAAATGCCTTCCCACTTAGGACCAGCTCAGGCATTTGATAGTTCATTGAAAGAAGAGGCATATCATGCTactttaacaaatatgactGAAGTGaaaaatatatctgaaaatgGTTCAACTGGTGGTACTATGCTAACAGCTGAAATGAAATCCAAAGACCATATGAATGATCATCAGAACATTTCTGTCACCCCAACAAAGAAAGCAGAATCAGAAAAGGGATCTGTTGACTCTATTGCACCGTTTGAGTCTGTAAGAGAGGCTGTCACAAAGTTTGGAGGCATTGTTGATTGGAAAGCCTACAGAACTCAATCATTAGAG AGACGCAGGATCATGCAACTTGAACTTGAAAAGGTTCAGCAAGAGATTCCACGGTTCAAAGAAGATTGGGAAGCTTCTGAGGTGGCCAAATCACACGTAATCAAAGAGCTTGAGAGAACTAAGAGACTCGTTGAGGAGCTGAAGCATAAGCTGGACAGGGCACAGCTTGAAGTGGACCAAGCAAAACAAGATTCTGAACTTGCCCAGCTTAGGGCACAAGAAATGGAGCAGGGCATTGATGATGAAGCTAGTGTAATAGCCCAAACACAGTTGACAGTTGCCAAAGAAAGACATGAACAGTATGCTGAGGAACTGAAGTTGGTAAAAGAGGAATTGAGATCAACACATGAACAGTATGCTGTCTTAACCACTGAAAGGGATATTGCAATCAAAAGAGCTGAGGAAGTTGTTTCTGCTGCAAAGGAAACCGAGAAGCAAGTCGAGGAACTTACTTTAGAACTTATTGCATCCAAAGAGATTCTCGAGTTAGCCCACGCTGCACACCACGAAGCAGAAGAGCACAGACTTGGGGCAGCTTTGGCGAAGGAGCAGGATTGCCTTGCTTGGGAGAAAGAGTTGCAGCAGGCACAAGAGGAGTTGCACCAACTCAATGAACAAATTCTATCCAAAACTGATGTGGAATCCAAAGTTGATGAAAGTGTGCGCAAGTTGCTTAGCCTCCAAAGTGAGCTAGCTGCCTATATGGAAAACAAATTGAGTGAAGAAGCTGGAGTGGTTCAGGAGCAAGGTTCCGACGAAGCAAAAGAAATTAGTAGGTCAATCAAGCAAGATCTAGCTTTGACAAGAAAGGAGCTTGATGAGGTTCAAGGGAAAATAGAAAAAGCAAAAGAGGTAGCCAACTTAATAAGAGTTGTTGTAGAATCGCTCATGTCAGAGCTTGATAAGGAGAAAGCTTCACTTGTTACATTGCAGCAGAGGGAGGGTATGGCATCCATCACAGTTTCTTCTCTAGAAGCTGAGCTCACTAGCATGAAACAAGAAATAGAAATGGTGCACAAGAAAGAAGCAGAGACCCGGGATAAAATGGTGGACCTTCCAAGGATATTGCAGCAAGAAGCCCAGGAAGCAGAAGATGCCAAGATGGCAGCTCATTTGGCACAAGAAGAACTGAGAAAGGCCAAGGAAGAAGCTGAACAAACCAAGGCTGCTGCAACAACTGCAGATACCAGGTTACGTGCGGTCTTGAAAGAAATAGAGGTGTCTAAAGCATCTGAGAGGCTAGCACTGGTGGCAGCTCAAGCACTGCAAGAGACTGAGGAAACAAGAAGTGTTGGCGATTCTCCTAGGGGAGTAACACTTCCTATAAGTGAATATCATGCTCTTAGCAAGAGGGCTCATGAAGCCAAAGAGCTTGCAAATGAGAGGGTGGCAGCAGCGTTGGCGCAAATAGAGTTGGCAAAAGAATCTGAATCAAAGTGCCTAGAGAAACTACATGAAGCATCCAAGGAGATGGGCCAGAAGAAGGATGCTCTCGAATTCGCTCTGGGAAGGGCTAACAGGGCAAACGAGGGGAAACTTGGTGCTGAACAGGAGCTGAGAAGATGGAGAGCTGAACACGTGCAGCGTCGGAAAGCCCATGAAGCTGCAAAACATGCAGTTAATCCTACGAACACTCCACCCAGGACATTTGTAGAGCACAAGGGCTCATACCAGGAAGATGAAGAATCTCTTGCAGATTCAAAGTTGCACATGTCACCTAGTGGTATGGATCAATTTGTATCGGACCAGAAGTTACGGAAAAAGAAGTCCTTCTTCCCTCAGATGTCCACCCTTTTGTCTAGAAAGGCTCAGACACAAACATAA